The following are encoded together in the Kribbella sp. CA-293567 genome:
- a CDS encoding type II toxin-antitoxin system Phd/YefM family antitoxin produces the protein MKIITQREFRNHSAAVMDSVEAGETYHITRNGTEVAELRPLSRRRPRPTAEELIAQHRRLPRVDAAQLRRDADEFFGGEDRIGDDSTGSDPWERDRG, from the coding sequence ATGAAAATCATCACACAACGTGAGTTCCGGAATCATTCCGCCGCGGTGATGGACTCCGTCGAGGCGGGGGAGACGTACCACATCACCCGGAACGGTACTGAGGTCGCCGAGTTGCGCCCGCTCAGTCGCCGCCGGCCACGACCGACCGCTGAGGAACTGATTGCTCAGCACCGAAGGCTGCCGCGGGTGGATGCTGCTCAACTCCGCCGGGATGCCGACGAGTTCTTCGGTGGCGAGGACCGCATCGGCGATGATTCGACCGGCTCCGACCCTTGGGAGCGCGACCGTGGTTGA
- a CDS encoding type II toxin-antitoxin system VapC family toxin → MVDRSGSGVLDTCVYIDLDLLEVSDLPEYPELTSVTLAELHQGIAMAKGAATRATRTEKLGAAVSAFDPLPFDGDAASRYGTLVALVVSAGRDPRPRRMDLMIAAIASTRGLPLYTRNPKDFKGLEDVLTVVAV, encoded by the coding sequence GTGGTTGATAGATCGGGCAGTGGCGTACTGGACACTTGCGTCTATATAGATCTCGATCTGCTGGAGGTCAGCGATCTGCCGGAGTATCCGGAGTTGACCTCTGTAACCTTGGCGGAGCTTCACCAGGGCATCGCGATGGCCAAGGGTGCAGCGACCAGAGCTACCCGGACCGAGAAGCTCGGGGCTGCTGTGTCCGCCTTCGATCCGCTGCCCTTCGACGGAGATGCGGCGTCACGTTACGGCACGCTGGTGGCGCTGGTGGTCTCCGCCGGTCGCGATCCACGGCCTCGGCGGATGGACCTGATGATCGCCGCTATTGCCTCCACCAGAGGCCTGCCGTTGTACACCCGCAACCCCAAGGACTTCAAAGGCCTTGAGGACGTCCTCACCGTCGTAGCGGTCTGA